The Lycium ferocissimum isolate CSIRO_LF1 chromosome 10, AGI_CSIRO_Lferr_CH_V1, whole genome shotgun sequence genome window below encodes:
- the LOC132035468 gene encoding zinc finger protein ZAT3-like, whose product MQRNMDNQNTYCTTSTNYLQPLVLQSQVFGVYHEEEKAETSRRFTMFDTNVRYKPHQNPRKKRSKLLRSNDHSTPSTSGVSSENVITTKPKCAKKPPDPNAPKITRPCTECGKKFWSWKALFGHMRCHPERQWRGINPPPNLKRQIRSSFSQQLTDEDHEIAQCLLLLANGPNSLENVDHFVMDEGVGEKGVIESGTLSSGLNHYCCKFECSTCKKVFGSHQALGGHRATHKNVRGCFANTRNYEECSQQVEVLDGSNMGMMCTDSEDIISNDNKRLMVHKCSICLRVFSSGQALGGHKRCHWEKLGDETITTTTIAESDLTRAVDVNVNRNVQGNNIDNNLDLNFPPVTISGDDSSASYSSISGLELDLRLGL is encoded by the coding sequence ATGCAAAGAAACATGGACAACCAAAACACTTATTGCACTACTTCTACAAATTATCTTCAACCCCTTGTTCTACAAAGTCAAGTATTTGGTGTTTATCATGAAGAAGAAAAGGCAGAAACATCAAGAAGATTCACCATGTTTGACACAAATGTCAGGTACAAACCTCATCAAAATCctagaaagaaaagaagcaaaTTGTTAAGAAGTAATGATCATAGTACTCCTAGTACTTCTGGTGTTAGTAGTGAAAATGTTATTACTACTAAGCCTAAATGTGCCAAGAAACCACCAGACCCTAATGCACCAAAAATTACTAGGCCTTGTACTGAATGTGGCAAGAAATTTTGGTCATGGAAAGCACTTTTTGGTCATATGCGTTGTCACCCTGAACGCCAATGGCGTGGTATTAATCCTCCTCCCAATTTAAAACGACAAATTCGTTCTTCATTTTCCCAACAATTAACAGATGAAGATCATGAAATTGCACAATGCTTATTACTCTTGGCTAATGGACCTAATAGTCTTGAAAATGTTGATCACTTTGTTATGGATGAAGGGGTTGGAGAAAAGGGTGTAATTGAATCAGGGACACTTTCTTCAGGGCTGAATCATTATTGTTGTAAATTTGAGTGTTCAACTTGCAAGAAAGTATTTGGTTCTCATCAGGCATTAGGTGGACATAGGGCTACTCATAAGAATGTCAGGGGTTGTTTTgcaaatacaagaaactatgaGGAATGTAGCCAGCAAGTAGAAGTTTTAGATGGCAGCAATATGGGAATGATGTGCACTGATAGTGAAGATATAATTAGCAATGATAACAAGAGGTTGATGGTGCATAAGTGTAGTATATGTTTGAGAGTTTTCTCAAGTGGTCAAGCTTTGGGAGGACACAAAAGGTGTCATTGGGAAAAACTCGGGGAcgaaacaataacaacaacaacaatagcagaGTCAGACTTAACACGAGCTGTCGATGTCAATGTCAATCGAAATGTGCAGGGAAATAATATTGATAATAATTTGGATCTCAATTTTCCTCCTGTTACAATCTCAGGTGATGATTCTTCAGCTTCTTATTCATCTATTTCAGGCTTGGAATTGGACTTGAGATTAGGGCTTTAA